In one Streptomyces venezuelae genomic region, the following are encoded:
- the eccD gene encoding type VII secretion integral membrane protein EccD, whose protein sequence is MSTTASTTATGFGRTGGGNPPENLSGRGSGTGTGTAFGFCRVTIVAPDSRIDVALPDDVPVADIYPEVLRLSRQGPAEGAPVGYHLVRRDGTVLDSARTFAAQHILDGELLTLRPFSESLPPAVFDDVSEVVASAVTRDHLLWTGDLTRKAGLVGGTVLSALLAYVAWAAAPHHDTHGLPGILAAVTGVLLLTLAGVRARVYDDRASALALGLGALPNVAVAGAGLLPVAEGQGVGRLQFLLACAAVLTASVILGLLSPRGDGPFVAFGFASATGLAATFLAALWQLTPVETAALCAPLAVGALAFLPGLSMRFARLPIGFEPPLGTRGGYGTDPAPQEPVDAERIVAQARRGQELLVGLVGGCALVAIGSGVVLAFADDTWGQVLALATGIAMLMRAHLFRYTAQVAAVLAAGLMTLVLLGVGLCLALPVASAGDSAELDLRTIWLVAAIAAAAALVTGVGLIASRTGVTPFWGRFLEIAEAFVLLTLVPLTLAVFDVYAEARAMTS, encoded by the coding sequence GTGAGCACGACGGCCTCCACGACGGCCACCGGATTCGGGCGGACCGGCGGCGGGAACCCCCCTGAAAACCTTTCCGGACGCGGTTCGGGTACCGGCACCGGCACGGCCTTCGGCTTCTGCCGGGTCACCATCGTCGCGCCCGACAGCCGCATCGACGTGGCGCTGCCCGATGACGTCCCGGTCGCCGACATCTACCCCGAGGTCCTGCGGCTCTCCCGGCAGGGGCCGGCCGAGGGCGCTCCGGTCGGCTACCACCTCGTACGCCGCGACGGCACCGTCCTCGACAGTGCCCGCACCTTCGCTGCCCAGCACATCCTCGACGGCGAACTCCTCACACTGCGCCCGTTCTCCGAATCGCTGCCACCCGCCGTCTTCGACGACGTGTCCGAGGTCGTCGCGTCCGCGGTGACCCGTGACCACCTGCTCTGGACCGGTGATCTGACGCGCAAAGCCGGACTCGTCGGCGGGACCGTACTGTCGGCCCTGCTCGCCTACGTGGCCTGGGCAGCGGCCCCACACCACGACACACATGGACTGCCGGGCATCCTCGCCGCCGTGACGGGCGTACTGCTGCTCACCCTCGCGGGGGTCCGCGCGCGGGTGTACGACGACCGGGCCTCGGCCCTCGCCCTCGGGCTCGGCGCGCTGCCGAACGTGGCAGTGGCGGGCGCCGGACTGCTCCCGGTGGCCGAGGGACAAGGTGTAGGCAGGCTCCAGTTCCTGCTGGCCTGTGCCGCCGTTCTGACGGCATCCGTGATCCTCGGGCTGCTCTCACCACGCGGTGACGGCCCGTTCGTCGCGTTTGGCTTCGCCTCCGCGACGGGACTGGCCGCGACGTTCCTGGCGGCGCTGTGGCAGCTGACGCCCGTCGAGACCGCTGCCCTGTGCGCGCCGCTCGCGGTGGGGGCACTCGCCTTCCTGCCCGGGCTGTCCATGCGTTTCGCGCGGCTGCCCATCGGCTTCGAACCGCCGCTCGGCACGCGGGGCGGCTACGGAACGGACCCTGCCCCGCAGGAGCCCGTCGATGCCGAGCGCATCGTGGCCCAGGCCCGGCGTGGTCAGGAACTTCTGGTCGGGCTCGTCGGCGGTTGCGCACTCGTGGCGATCGGGTCCGGCGTGGTGCTCGCCTTCGCCGACGACACATGGGGACAGGTCCTGGCCTTGGCCACGGGGATCGCGATGTTGATGCGAGCGCACCTGTTCCGCTACACCGCCCAGGTCGCCGCCGTACTGGCCGCCGGTCTGATGACCCTCGTCCTGCTCGGCGTCGGACTCTGCCTCGCCCTGCCCGTGGCCTCGGCCGGTGACAGCGCGGAACTCGACCTGCGGACCATCTGGCTCGTCGCGGCGATCGCGGCGGCGGCTGCGCTGGTCACCGGTGTCGGCCTCATCGCCTCGCGCACCGGGGTGACTCCGTTCTGGGGCCGCTTCCTGGAGATCGCCGAGGCCTTCGTCCTGCTCACTCTGGTGCCGCTGACGCTCGCGGTCTTCGACGTGTACGCCGAGGCCCGGGCCATGACGAGCTGA
- a CDS encoding polyribonucleotide nucleotidyltransferase — protein sequence MENETHYAEAVIDNGTFGTRTIRFETGRLAKQAAGSAVAYLDDDTMVLSATSASKRPKDQLDFFPLTVDVEERQYAAGKIPGSFFRREGRPSEDAVLTCRLIDRPLRPSFKKGLRNEIQIVETIMALNPDHLYDVVAINAASCSTQLAGLPFSGPIGGTRVALIKGQWVAFPTHTELEDAVFDMVVAGRVLEDGDVAIMMVEAEATEKTIQLVKDGAEAPTEEVVAAGLEAAKPFIKVLCKAQSDLAAKAAKPTGEFPVFLDYEDDVLEALTSAVKTELAQALTIAGKQEREAELDRVKEIASEKLLPQFEGREKEISGAYRALTKKLVRERIIKDKVRIDGRGVTDIRTLAAEVEAIPRVHGSALFERGETQILGVTTLNMLRMEQQLDTLSPVTRKRYMHNYNFPPYSVGETGRVGSPKRREIGHGALAERAIVPVLPSREEFPYAIRQVSEALGSNGSTSMGSVCASTMSLLNAGVPLKAAVAGIAMGLISQEIDGQTHYVALTDILGAEDAFGDMDFKVAGTKQFVTALQLDTKLDGIPASVLAAALKQARDARLHILDVMNEAIDVPDEMSPNAPRIITVKIPVDKIGEVIGPKGKMINQIQEDTGADITIEDDGTIYIGAADGPAAEAARATINGIANPTMPEVGERYLGTVVKTTTFGAFVSLLPGKDGLLHISQIRKLAGGKRVENVEDVLGVGQKVQVEIAEIDSRGKLSLIPVIEGEEDDDKKDDTDK from the coding sequence GTGGAGAACGAGACCCACTACGCCGAGGCTGTTATCGACAACGGCACGTTCGGCACCCGCACCATCCGCTTCGAGACGGGCCGCCTCGCCAAGCAGGCCGCCGGCTCCGCCGTGGCGTACCTGGACGACGACACCATGGTGCTGTCGGCCACCTCCGCTTCCAAGCGGCCCAAGGACCAGCTCGACTTCTTCCCCCTGACGGTGGACGTCGAGGAGCGGCAGTACGCCGCCGGCAAGATCCCCGGTTCGTTCTTCCGTCGTGAGGGGCGCCCCTCCGAGGACGCGGTCCTGACCTGCCGCCTGATCGACCGCCCGCTGCGTCCTTCCTTCAAGAAGGGCCTGCGCAACGAGATCCAGATCGTCGAGACGATCATGGCGCTCAACCCCGACCACCTGTACGACGTGGTCGCGATCAACGCCGCCTCCTGCTCCACGCAGCTGGCCGGCCTGCCCTTCTCGGGCCCGATCGGCGGCACCCGCGTGGCGCTCATCAAGGGCCAGTGGGTCGCCTTCCCGACGCACACCGAGCTCGAGGACGCCGTCTTCGACATGGTCGTCGCCGGTCGCGTCCTGGAGGACGGCGATGTCGCGATCATGATGGTCGAGGCCGAGGCCACCGAGAAGACCATCCAGCTCGTCAAGGACGGCGCCGAGGCGCCGACCGAAGAGGTCGTGGCCGCCGGTCTCGAGGCCGCGAAGCCCTTCATCAAGGTCCTCTGCAAGGCCCAGTCGGACCTCGCCGCCAAGGCCGCCAAGCCCACCGGCGAGTTCCCGGTCTTCCTGGACTACGAGGACGACGTCCTCGAGGCCCTGACCTCCGCGGTCAAGACCGAGCTCGCCCAGGCGCTCACCATCGCCGGCAAGCAGGAGCGCGAGGCCGAGCTGGACCGCGTCAAGGAGATCGCCTCCGAGAAGCTGCTCCCGCAGTTCGAGGGCCGCGAGAAGGAGATCTCCGGTGCCTACCGCGCGCTGACCAAGAAGCTCGTCCGCGAGCGCATCATCAAGGACAAGGTCCGCATCGACGGCCGCGGCGTCACGGACATCCGTACGCTGGCCGCCGAGGTCGAGGCCATCCCGCGCGTGCACGGCTCGGCGCTGTTCGAGCGTGGCGAGACCCAGATCCTGGGCGTCACCACCCTCAACATGCTCCGCATGGAGCAGCAGCTCGACACCCTCTCCCCGGTGACGCGCAAGCGCTACATGCACAACTACAACTTCCCGCCGTACTCGGTCGGCGAGACCGGCCGCGTCGGTTCGCCGAAGCGCCGCGAGATCGGCCACGGCGCGCTCGCCGAGCGCGCGATCGTGCCGGTGCTCCCCTCGCGCGAGGAGTTCCCGTACGCGATCCGTCAGGTCTCCGAGGCCCTCGGTTCCAACGGCTCGACGTCCATGGGCTCGGTCTGCGCCTCGACGATGTCGCTGCTGAACGCCGGTGTGCCGCTGAAGGCCGCCGTCGCCGGCATCGCCATGGGTCTGATCTCCCAGGAGATCGACGGCCAGACGCACTACGTCGCCCTCACCGACATCCTCGGTGCGGAGGACGCGTTCGGTGACATGGACTTCAAGGTCGCCGGTACGAAGCAGTTCGTGACCGCGCTGCAGCTCGACACCAAGCTCGACGGCATCCCCGCCTCGGTCCTGGCCGCCGCGCTGAAGCAGGCCCGTGACGCGCGTCTGCACATCCTCGACGTGATGAACGAGGCGATCGACGTTCCGGACGAGATGTCCCCGAACGCGCCGCGCATCATCACGGTCAAGATCCCGGTGGACAAGATCGGTGAGGTCATCGGCCCCAAGGGCAAGATGATCAACCAGATCCAGGAGGACACCGGCGCCGACATCACGATCGAGGACGACGGCACCATCTACATCGGTGCCGCCGACGGTCCGGCCGCCGAGGCCGCCCGCGCCACGATCAACGGCATCGCCAACCCGACCATGCCGGAGGTCGGCGAGCGCTACCTGGGCACCGTCGTGAAGACGACGACCTTCGGTGCGTTCGTCTCCCTGCTCCCGGGCAAGGACGGTCTGCTGCACATCTCGCAGATCCGCAAGCTCGCCGGCGGCAAGCGCGTGGAGAACGTCGAGGACGTCCTCGGTGTGGGCCAGAAGGTCCAGGTCGAGATCGCCGAGATCGACTCCCGCGGCAAGCTCTCCCTCATCCCCGTCATCGAGGGTGAAGAGGACGACGACAAGAAGGACGACACCGACAAGTGA
- a CDS encoding PQQ-binding-like beta-propeller repeat protein yields MLAAAEGRKRRTALVIGVLLALTAALCAGGWVLWGRGGGTSSNEHADRVQPADAIRETVETPPRTPEGGTAAEYVDKTIKEGQTASAKGTWATEKIVAKAIVNVVKGFRIGDSEEVWQLKFPGPVCAVTRHVSVDGRTAVAYSGERPKKADTGAGATCDRIAVFDIDTGRKVWDKKLPGESALAMGVNVTMTRGTVVAVSGQASVAYDMTSGRRLWTDTAVTQCADTGYAGGRGLIALVRCGDSADPEFRIQKVAPRTGKTLWTYKVAASIKGVHLASSSPPVIAVAAGNLRSTNLIALSDDKGRQRGTIRLEGDRYVHSCDETFSAEVERCTGVVVGKRQLFMATKPRDFSPETSRGLVANEIVSFDLATGNTVRKFDAKPGRPMFPLRMSGDRVIAYREGGSAPSAAVSLDPDSGEESILLLFGESEAPTMDGLEPPDVVYERGRIFLATTSVTRPKGDGPQQWVMRGFESSR; encoded by the coding sequence ATGCTGGCGGCAGCCGAGGGAAGGAAGCGCCGCACGGCGCTCGTCATCGGCGTGCTGCTCGCGCTGACCGCGGCGCTGTGCGCGGGTGGCTGGGTCCTGTGGGGGAGGGGCGGCGGCACCTCGTCGAATGAGCACGCGGACCGGGTCCAGCCCGCCGATGCCATCAGGGAGACAGTGGAGACGCCTCCCAGGACTCCTGAGGGCGGCACTGCCGCCGAGTACGTGGACAAGACCATCAAGGAAGGCCAGACCGCCTCGGCGAAGGGCACCTGGGCGACGGAGAAGATCGTCGCGAAGGCCATCGTGAACGTCGTCAAGGGCTTCAGGATCGGAGACTCCGAGGAGGTCTGGCAGCTCAAGTTCCCGGGCCCTGTCTGCGCGGTGACGCGCCACGTCAGCGTGGACGGCAGAACGGCCGTTGCCTACTCGGGGGAGCGGCCCAAGAAGGCCGACACGGGTGCCGGAGCCACGTGCGACCGAATCGCGGTGTTCGACATCGACACGGGCAGAAAGGTCTGGGACAAGAAACTGCCCGGTGAGAGCGCTCTGGCGATGGGCGTCAACGTGACGATGACACGGGGGACTGTCGTCGCGGTCTCGGGGCAGGCCTCGGTGGCGTACGACATGACCAGTGGACGGCGGCTGTGGACCGACACCGCGGTCACGCAGTGCGCCGACACGGGCTACGCCGGAGGCCGGGGCCTGATCGCCCTCGTCCGGTGCGGTGACTCCGCGGACCCCGAGTTCCGGATCCAGAAGGTCGCCCCGCGTACGGGAAAGACCCTGTGGACGTACAAGGTCGCCGCGTCGATCAAGGGGGTCCACCTGGCCTCCTCGTCACCGCCCGTCATCGCGGTCGCGGCCGGGAACCTGAGGTCGACCAACCTGATCGCCCTCAGCGACGACAAGGGCAGACAGCGCGGCACCATCCGGCTCGAGGGCGATCGCTACGTACACAGCTGCGACGAAACCTTCAGCGCCGAGGTGGAGCGCTGCACCGGGGTGGTCGTAGGGAAGCGCCAGCTCTTCATGGCGACGAAGCCGCGAGACTTCTCTCCGGAGACGTCACGCGGGCTGGTGGCCAATGAGATCGTCTCCTTTGACCTGGCGACCGGGAACACCGTACGCAAATTCGATGCCAAGCCCGGCCGCCCGATGTTCCCCCTGCGGATGAGCGGCGACCGGGTGATCGCTTACCGGGAGGGAGGGAGCGCGCCTTCCGCAGCCGTCAGCCTGGATCCGGACTCGGGTGAGGAGTCCATCCTGTTGCTCTTCGGGGAGAGCGAGGCCCCGACGATGGACGGTCTGGAGCCGCCGGACGTCGTCTACGAGCGTGGCCGCATCTTCCTCGCCACGACGAGTGTCACGAGGCCCAAGGGCGACGGGCCTCAGCAGTGGGTGATGAGAGGCTTCGAGAGCAGCCGCTGA
- a CDS encoding WXG100 family type VII secretion target, which produces MANVHLDELAVKYGGLDAITTELGIQAKQLEADLADIKRAVAKVAEGWEGEAHTAYVAKQKEWDKHVEAIHRALVDIGQKVGQAGGDYRGGDLKGASYFR; this is translated from the coding sequence ATGGCAAACGTGCATCTGGACGAACTCGCCGTCAAGTACGGCGGCCTTGACGCCATCACCACCGAACTCGGCATCCAGGCGAAGCAACTGGAGGCGGACCTCGCGGACATCAAGCGTGCGGTCGCCAAGGTGGCCGAGGGCTGGGAGGGCGAGGCACACACGGCGTACGTCGCCAAGCAGAAGGAATGGGACAAGCACGTCGAGGCCATTCACCGCGCGCTCGTGGACATCGGGCAGAAGGTCGGCCAGGCCGGCGGCGACTACCGGGGAGGCGACTTGAAGGGCGCCAGCTACTTCCGGTGA
- the eccCa gene encoding type VII secretion protein EccCa, whose product MSHIVVKRPPRALPSAVPTDEVVLQPPPELPRGQQEGAMMQLLPMLGMGGSVVFFFMPSAHPFMKVMGMVMVASTVAMSVAMLIRYRRGNQGQLADLRRDYLGYLKQTRRTAVETARAQRDAQYYLHPSPEQLWALVAEGSRVWERRTGDADFAQVRIGLGPQSLATPLVPPQTAPVDELEPLTAGAMQRFLAAHSTLEDLPMAISLRAFYHVTVSGDPETARSTARALTASLASLHSPQDLVIAVGVGPSSVPAWEWTKWLPHSQTPGVPDGAGSRRLIAGDPIELEAMLSARLQGRPRFHPEGTPLPDEPHIVVVLDGLSPPPTAALASPEGLQGVTVVEVIPGELAQGRGGLSLAVHPGVLRIESAHGLVYEGTPDVLSYEGAEALARQLAPLRVPSGGDDDEPLLANLEFTDLLSLGDADSVDTRRTWRARSLAERLRVPIGVGEDGRPVMLDLKEAAQEGMGPHGLCVGATGSGKSELLRTLVLGLAVTHSSESLNFVLADFKGGATFAGMAQMPHVAAVITNLADDLTLVDRMGDSIRGELNRRQELLRDAGNHANIHDYEKARAAGAALQPIPSLVLVIDEFSELLTAKPDFIDMFVQIGRIGRSLGVHLLLASQRLEEGRLRGLETYLSYRVGLRTFSAAESRAALGVPDAYQLPNVPGSGYLKFGTDEMVRFKAAYVSGVYRPESGQATAPGGPRPVDRRPVLFTAAEVPVHYAAVTVPEPSAATGQNPGSADDALADTVLDVIVRRLEAQGPAAHQVWLPPLDSPPPLDALLTGLTAVEGRGLTQPGYEGAGRLVIPLGLVDKPYEQRREPLWCDFSGAAGHMQIVGGPQSGKSTLLRSLMAAFCLTHTPHEVQLYGLDFGGGGMASVAGLPHVGGVASRLDPERVRRTVAEVYGVLSRREEYFRTMGIASIADFRARRARGDISVTDQPWGDVFLIIDGWGNFRSDYEGLEPAVLDIAARGLGYGIHLILTASRSMEVRANLKDHLMNRLELRLGDTMDSEFDRKVAANVPAGVPGRGQTPRKQHFMAAVPRIDGLSSDTDLAEATASLATEVARHWTAPGAPAVRLLPRELPAGELPPGHVFPDRGLSFALDENNLEPVFVDFEQDPFFLVFGESESGKSNLLRLLIKRLTERYSGDVCKLFVVDNRRSLLDAAPASHLAEYIPMSNAMDHHMAALADLIQRRTPPADVTARQLRERSWWQGPTVYVIVDDYDLVSTSSGNPLGNLTELLPFARDVGVRFIIARSTAGAGRASYEPFMQRVKELGAQGVVLAGDPDEGDILGGVRPRPMPVGRGIFVSRKRGKPMVQTGLVDGEF is encoded by the coding sequence GTGAGCCACATCGTCGTGAAGCGCCCCCCTCGGGCTCTGCCCTCCGCGGTCCCCACCGACGAGGTCGTGCTGCAGCCCCCGCCCGAGCTGCCGCGTGGGCAGCAGGAGGGCGCGATGATGCAGTTGCTGCCGATGCTCGGCATGGGCGGTTCCGTGGTGTTCTTCTTCATGCCGAGCGCGCACCCGTTCATGAAGGTCATGGGCATGGTCATGGTGGCGTCGACGGTCGCCATGTCCGTGGCGATGCTGATCCGCTACCGCCGGGGCAATCAGGGGCAGTTGGCGGACCTGCGCCGCGACTACCTCGGATACCTGAAGCAGACCCGGCGTACCGCCGTCGAGACGGCGCGGGCACAGCGCGACGCGCAGTACTACCTCCACCCCTCCCCCGAACAGCTGTGGGCCCTGGTCGCCGAGGGCAGCCGGGTCTGGGAGCGCCGCACGGGCGACGCCGACTTCGCGCAGGTGCGCATCGGGCTCGGACCACAATCGCTCGCCACTCCGCTCGTCCCGCCGCAGACGGCCCCGGTGGACGAACTGGAGCCGCTGACCGCGGGCGCGATGCAGCGCTTCCTCGCCGCGCACAGCACGCTCGAAGACCTGCCCATGGCCATCTCCCTGCGCGCCTTCTACCACGTGACGGTCAGCGGAGACCCCGAGACGGCACGGAGCACGGCGCGGGCACTCACCGCCTCCCTCGCCTCGCTGCACTCTCCTCAGGACCTGGTGATCGCTGTCGGGGTGGGCCCCTCTTCCGTGCCCGCCTGGGAGTGGACGAAGTGGTTGCCGCACAGCCAGACACCGGGTGTCCCGGACGGGGCGGGCAGCCGTCGGCTCATCGCCGGTGATCCGATCGAACTGGAAGCCATGCTGAGCGCCCGTCTCCAGGGACGGCCGCGTTTCCACCCGGAGGGGACGCCCCTGCCGGACGAGCCGCACATCGTCGTCGTACTCGATGGCCTGTCGCCGCCTCCGACAGCCGCGCTCGCGTCGCCGGAGGGCCTGCAGGGCGTGACGGTCGTGGAGGTCATACCGGGCGAACTGGCGCAGGGCCGTGGCGGGCTGTCACTCGCGGTGCATCCAGGAGTGCTGCGGATCGAGTCGGCCCACGGCCTCGTGTACGAGGGCACTCCGGATGTCCTGTCGTACGAGGGAGCCGAGGCACTGGCCAGGCAGCTCGCCCCGCTCCGTGTCCCGTCCGGAGGCGACGACGACGAACCCCTGCTGGCCAACCTGGAGTTCACGGACCTGCTCAGCCTCGGTGACGCCGACTCGGTCGACACGCGGCGGACATGGCGTGCGCGCTCACTCGCGGAACGACTGCGCGTCCCCATCGGCGTCGGCGAGGACGGCCGCCCCGTGATGCTGGACCTGAAGGAGGCGGCGCAGGAAGGCATGGGCCCGCACGGACTGTGCGTAGGAGCCACCGGCTCCGGCAAGTCGGAACTGCTGCGCACGCTGGTGCTGGGCCTCGCCGTGACGCACTCCTCGGAAAGCCTGAACTTCGTCCTCGCGGACTTCAAGGGCGGTGCGACCTTCGCGGGCATGGCGCAGATGCCGCATGTCGCCGCTGTCATCACCAACTTGGCGGACGACCTCACCCTCGTCGACCGCATGGGCGACTCCATCCGCGGCGAGCTCAACCGTCGCCAGGAACTGCTGCGGGACGCCGGAAACCACGCGAACATCCACGACTACGAGAAAGCCCGAGCGGCGGGCGCGGCGCTGCAGCCGATCCCGTCTCTGGTCCTGGTCATCGACGAGTTCAGCGAGTTGCTCACCGCGAAGCCGGATTTCATCGACATGTTCGTGCAGATCGGCCGCATCGGTCGATCACTCGGCGTCCATCTGCTCCTGGCTTCACAGCGCCTGGAGGAGGGCCGGCTGCGGGGCCTTGAGACGTACCTCTCGTACCGCGTCGGCCTTCGCACGTTCTCCGCGGCCGAGTCGCGCGCCGCTCTCGGAGTGCCGGACGCGTATCAACTTCCGAACGTGCCCGGATCCGGTTATCTGAAGTTCGGCACGGACGAAATGGTCCGCTTCAAGGCGGCCTACGTATCCGGTGTGTACCGGCCCGAATCGGGGCAGGCCACCGCGCCGGGCGGCCCTCGTCCCGTGGACCGGCGTCCGGTGCTGTTCACCGCCGCCGAGGTTCCCGTGCACTACGCGGCCGTGACCGTGCCCGAGCCGAGCGCCGCCACTGGTCAGAACCCGGGCAGCGCGGACGACGCTCTCGCCGACACCGTCCTCGACGTGATCGTGCGCCGTCTGGAGGCACAGGGGCCGGCCGCCCACCAGGTGTGGCTGCCTCCGCTGGACAGCCCACCGCCGCTGGACGCGCTGCTCACGGGGCTCACGGCAGTGGAGGGCCGCGGCCTCACCCAGCCCGGCTACGAAGGCGCGGGACGGCTGGTCATACCGCTGGGTCTGGTGGACAAGCCGTACGAGCAGCGTCGCGAGCCCCTGTGGTGCGACTTCTCCGGAGCAGCCGGCCACATGCAGATCGTCGGCGGCCCCCAGTCCGGAAAGTCAACCCTGCTGCGCTCGCTGATGGCGGCGTTCTGCCTCACGCACACTCCCCACGAAGTCCAGTTGTACGGCCTCGATTTCGGCGGCGGTGGCATGGCATCCGTCGCCGGACTCCCGCATGTCGGCGGTGTCGCCTCGCGTCTCGATCCCGAGCGGGTACGACGCACGGTCGCCGAGGTGTACGGGGTGCTGTCGCGGCGCGAGGAGTACTTCCGCACGATGGGTATCGCGTCCATCGCCGACTTCCGCGCGCGCAGGGCCAGGGGTGATATATCGGTGACCGACCAGCCCTGGGGCGATGTCTTCCTGATCATCGACGGGTGGGGCAACTTCCGATCCGATTACGAGGGCCTGGAGCCGGCCGTCCTCGACATCGCCGCGCGGGGCCTCGGGTACGGCATCCACCTGATCCTCACCGCGTCACGGTCCATGGAGGTCCGCGCGAACCTCAAGGACCACCTGATGAACCGACTCGAACTGCGGCTCGGCGACACCATGGACTCCGAGTTCGACCGGAAGGTCGCCGCCAACGTCCCCGCCGGAGTGCCCGGTCGCGGGCAGACACCGCGGAAGCAGCACTTCATGGCTGCCGTCCCACGTATCGACGGACTGTCGTCCGACACGGATCTCGCCGAGGCCACGGCTTCCCTGGCCACGGAAGTCGCGCGCCACTGGACGGCGCCGGGGGCGCCCGCGGTCCGTCTGCTGCCGCGCGAGCTGCCGGCGGGCGAGCTGCCCCCGGGCCATGTCTTCCCGGACCGGGGGCTGTCCTTCGCCCTCGACGAGAACAACCTCGAACCGGTCTTCGTGGACTTCGAGCAGGACCCCTTCTTCCTCGTCTTCGGGGAGAGCGAGTCCGGCAAGTCCAACCTGCTGAGGCTGCTCATCAAGCGGCTGACGGAGCGCTACAGCGGCGATGTCTGCAAACTCTTCGTGGTCGACAACCGCCGCTCCCTCCTCGACGCGGCCCCGGCTTCCCACTTGGCCGAGTACATCCCGATGTCCAACGCCATGGACCATCACATGGCGGCTCTGGCCGATCTGATCCAGCGGCGCACGCCGCCCGCGGACGTCACCGCGCGGCAACTCCGCGAGCGCAGCTGGTGGCAGGGCCCGACGGTGTACGTGATCGTCGACGACTACGACCTGGTCTCCACGTCCAGCGGCAACCCGCTCGGAAACCTCACCGAGCTCCTCCCGTTCGCCCGTGACGTGGGTGTGCGCTTCATCATCGCCCGGTCGACGGCAGGTGCGGGGCGGGCGTCCTACGAGCCGTTCATGCAGCGCGTGAAGGAGCTCGGGGCCCAGGGAGTGGTCCTGGCGGGTGATCCGGACGAGGGCGACATCCTGGGCGGGGTGCGGCCGCGGCCCATGCCGGTCGGCCGGGGGATCTTCGTGTCGCGGAAGCGGGGGAAGCCCATGGTGCAGACGGGTCTGGTGGACGGGGAATTCTGA
- a CDS encoding DUF397 domain-containing protein, translating to MTDAPDPEAQEKARKQREKEELYALDISGIEWRSAPGTEEHEERVEIAYLPEGAVAMRSSLDPETVLRYTAAEWRAFVLGARDGEFDLEPSVRNGGVAAAE from the coding sequence ATGACCGACGCACCCGACCCCGAGGCGCAGGAAAAGGCTCGCAAGCAACGCGAGAAGGAGGAGCTCTACGCCCTCGACATCTCCGGCATCGAGTGGCGCAGCGCGCCGGGCACCGAGGAGCACGAGGAGCGGGTGGAGATCGCGTACCTGCCGGAGGGCGCCGTGGCCATGCGGTCGTCGCTGGATCCGGAGACCGTGCTGCGGTACACGGCGGCGGAATGGCGGGCGTTCGTCCTGGGCGCGCGGGACGGGGAGTTCGACCTGGAGCCTTCTGTGCGCAATGGCGGGGTTGCGGCGGCCGAGTGA
- the rpsO gene encoding 30S ribosomal protein S15, whose product MSLDAATKKQIMTEFGQKEGDTGSPEVQVALLSRRISDLTEHLKTHKHDHHSRRGLLILVGQRRRLLQYLAKKDIQRFRALVERLGIRRGAAGAK is encoded by the coding sequence GTGTCGCTCGACGCCGCTACGAAGAAGCAGATCATGACCGAGTTCGGCCAGAAGGAGGGCGACACCGGCTCCCCCGAGGTTCAGGTGGCGCTGCTCTCTCGCCGCATCTCCGACCTGACCGAGCACCTCAAGACCCACAAGCACGACCACCACTCGCGTCGTGGTCTGCTGATCCTGGTCGGTCAGCGTCGCCGCCTGCTGCAGTACCTGGCCAAGAAGGACATCCAGCGCTTCCGTGCGCTGGTCGAGCGCCTGGGCATCCGCCGCGGCGCGGCGGGCGCCAAGTAA
- a CDS encoding WXG100 family type VII secretion target has product MAEGQKLNSEQVALLKKEIVGKYDSVQKQLKRLQGTLDMMEGNWRGIGAHAFDRKQTEINEHMRAVGNILVDFLEGISGNEKLTDGLEDQVRSTMDSIDVQYGAQHSAINSY; this is encoded by the coding sequence GTGGCTGAAGGCCAGAAGTTGAACAGCGAGCAAGTGGCGCTTCTCAAGAAAGAGATCGTGGGCAAGTACGACTCGGTTCAGAAGCAGCTCAAGCGTCTCCAGGGCACGCTCGACATGATGGAAGGCAACTGGCGGGGCATCGGAGCGCATGCCTTCGACAGGAAGCAGACCGAGATCAACGAGCACATGAGGGCGGTCGGAAACATCCTGGTCGACTTCCTCGAAGGCATCAGCGGCAACGAGAAGCTCACCGACGGACTCGAAGACCAGGTCCGGTCGACGATGGACAGTATCGACGTCCAGTACGGCGCACAGCACTCGGCGATCAACAGCTACTGA